A region from the Sutcliffiella horikoshii genome encodes:
- a CDS encoding HD-GYP domain-containing protein, protein MLVKTEQLVEGCILAQEIKALTSKPIMPKRTVLTNQHIEILESFLVEKVEIEAFLSNGQPFNPQLLTMIEEKPKEDSFLQMYLKATQAYKKMYEAWGSGAPIDYSAVRKTIIPLIEKSLHYQEEVFSLYHYTNEEDYIYHHSVAVAIIASAIAKSLGYKKKDIIQVGIAGYLMDCGMSRIDQKILKNVAVLRKEEFAQIKEHPIFSYQMVSKQPVIQDEIKLAVLQHHERYDKTGYPFGLSEDKIHTYTKILAVADVFHAMTSPRKYRSKQSPFKVIEQLKHETFGKYDLSIVQALTSNVCSFSIGDKVKLSNNKIAEVAFIDPQYPSRPMVREIESDQFLTLNQELDIYIEEVLK, encoded by the coding sequence ATGTTAGTGAAAACCGAACAGCTGGTGGAAGGATGTATTCTGGCACAAGAAATAAAAGCACTCACTTCAAAGCCGATTATGCCAAAGAGAACCGTCCTGACTAACCAACACATCGAAATATTAGAATCTTTCTTAGTGGAAAAAGTAGAAATAGAAGCATTCCTTTCAAACGGCCAGCCCTTTAATCCTCAATTGTTAACGATGATTGAAGAAAAGCCAAAAGAAGATTCCTTCTTGCAGATGTACTTAAAAGCAACCCAAGCCTACAAAAAGATGTATGAAGCATGGGGATCAGGAGCACCGATTGATTACAGTGCCGTTCGAAAAACAATCATTCCTTTAATTGAAAAATCCCTTCACTATCAAGAAGAAGTCTTCTCCCTTTACCATTACACAAATGAAGAAGATTATATCTATCATCATTCTGTCGCGGTAGCCATCATAGCTTCTGCAATCGCAAAGTCACTTGGCTATAAAAAGAAAGACATCATTCAAGTCGGCATTGCCGGTTACTTAATGGATTGCGGCATGTCACGCATCGATCAGAAAATCTTAAAAAATGTTGCGGTCCTGAGAAAAGAGGAGTTTGCGCAAATAAAAGAACATCCAATCTTCAGTTACCAAATGGTAAGCAAACAACCAGTAATACAAGATGAAATAAAACTAGCTGTATTACAGCATCATGAGCGCTACGATAAAACCGGTTACCCTTTTGGCTTATCAGAAGACAAAATACATACTTACACGAAGATACTGGCAGTAGCAGACGTATTTCATGCAATGACATCACCAAGGAAGTACCGCAGCAAGCAATCGCCGTTTAAAGTAATCGAGCAGCTGAAACATGAAACCTTTGGCAAGTATGACCTCTCTATCGTTCAAGCTCTTACTTCTAATGTATGCAGCTTTAGCATCGGCGACAAAGTAAAGCTTTCCAACAATAAAATTGCAGAAGTCGCCTTTATCGACCCGCAATACCCATCCAGGCCGATGGTGAGAGAAATTGAATCAGATCAATTCCTTACCCTGAATCAAGAATTGGATATTTATATAGAAGAAGTTTTAAAATAA